A region of Catenibacterium mitsuokai DNA encodes the following proteins:
- a CDS encoding SWIM zinc finger family protein, with amino-acid sequence MDKIRWNQLFTPRTLKRGYELYQRGAVEDIQHNEYAIKGSIFDDDDYYSIVYLRDGMIEDMDCSCENEDEYCEHIAALLYAYDPKQTYQFHDFQEADTDEKYKSVIRDIITESRSYKEMINKLISYKRSVLPTITEDSLGSLNLVFETFYLISSIPEEKDDILEELKNDLKTIVSCSHNKKTLLDVFEREYHFHKYEKEDEEYLTEVFLECFNETELYEDKYRIVNHMILGSDALKDNWNGRMQYSRWIYIGLKMLQEARHSHQDILHFLDTYHNYPPVFIQYANACLENRNDNKALEVVELGLKYYQEDEDLLKMKKEISPCLNLNIIDWADQFTDVILKRGYDYFNKEKVKKLYQEPYGIAAVVEGSEDYHVTIDLKDKQVTGMYCDCPYANKGHHCKHMAAVLLACSDYENYDDIKAKLDIEFIKELKERIHTLPRDQLEQLLFNEMRFNESLQQRFIDLIETTTIQDKYLDYLVELIDDNEDHIPTLLKKLKKYLRISLSKLISIRDYQTAHALIACTLSKVTCLDPKKEVYDFLKDVHEYLRQLINIYPSQEEAFNAVKELYSDCCMPFYESMIDSVLLNDFDSKQFYDLKFNLIHQKILYSSLYDDRELQKFIYERWTKYGLDLLIESGKEESVILDYLSQYADSEAVQVNYVDYYVRKGHYQKALDILNEHTGHAYEVKKQEVIEAMNHHKEVS; translated from the coding sequence ATGGATAAGATAAGATGGAATCAATTGTTCACTCCAAGAACATTAAAGAGAGGATATGAACTCTACCAAAGAGGTGCAGTAGAAGACATTCAACATAATGAATATGCAATCAAAGGAAGCATATTTGACGATGATGACTATTACTCTATTGTTTATTTACGTGATGGAATGATAGAAGATATGGATTGCAGCTGTGAAAATGAAGATGAATATTGTGAACATATTGCAGCACTTCTTTATGCCTATGATCCTAAACAAACATATCAGTTCCATGATTTTCAAGAAGCCGATACTGATGAAAAGTACAAGTCTGTAATCAGAGATATTATTACAGAGAGTCGAAGCTATAAAGAGATGATCAATAAACTCATTTCCTATAAACGCTCAGTTCTTCCTACAATAACCGAAGACTCTCTTGGATCACTTAATTTGGTATTTGAAACATTCTATCTCATTTCATCTATACCTGAAGAAAAAGATGATATCTTAGAAGAACTTAAGAATGATTTAAAAACAATCGTTTCTTGCAGTCATAATAAGAAGACTTTATTAGATGTATTTGAAAGAGAATACCATTTTCATAAGTATGAGAAAGAAGATGAAGAATATCTCACTGAAGTCTTTCTAGAATGTTTTAATGAAACAGAATTATATGAAGACAAGTATCGTATTGTGAATCATATGATTCTAGGTAGTGATGCTTTGAAAGATAACTGGAATGGACGTATGCAATACTCTCGCTGGATATACATAGGATTAAAGATGTTGCAGGAAGCACGTCATTCCCATCAGGACATTCTTCATTTCCTTGATACATATCATAATTATCCACCAGTGTTTATTCAATATGCGAATGCATGTCTAGAAAATAGAAATGATAATAAAGCGCTTGAAGTCGTAGAACTTGGATTAAAGTATTATCAAGAAGATGAAGATTTACTTAAGATGAAAAAGGAGATTTCACCTTGTTTAAATCTTAATATAATAGATTGGGCAGATCAGTTTACAGATGTCATCTTAAAACGCGGTTATGATTACTTTAATAAAGAGAAGGTCAAGAAGCTTTACCAGGAGCCTTATGGTATTGCGGCGGTAGTAGAAGGATCAGAAGATTATCATGTCACAATAGATTTAAAGGATAAACAGGTCACTGGTATGTATTGTGATTGTCCTTATGCTAATAAAGGACATCATTGTAAGCATATGGCAGCTGTATTACTTGCATGTAGTGATTATGAAAATTATGATGATATCAAGGCAAAACTAGATATCGAGTTTATAAAAGAACTCAAAGAACGTATTCATACACTTCCAAGAGATCAATTAGAACAGCTCTTGTTTAATGAAATGAGATTTAATGAGTCTTTACAGCAACGCTTTATTGATCTTATTGAAACAACGACAATTCAAGATAAATACTTAGACTATCTAGTAGAACTGATAGATGATAATGAAGATCATATACCAACACTTTTAAAGAAGTTGAAAAAGTATCTTCGTATCTCTTTAAGTAAACTTATATCAATACGTGATTACCAGACAGCGCATGCGCTTATTGCCTGCACATTAAGTAAAGTCACATGTTTAGATCCGAAGAAAGAAGTCTATGACTTTCTTAAAGATGTCCATGAGTATTTGAGACAACTTATAAACATCTATCCGTCTCAAGAAGAAGCCTTTAATGCAGTGAAGGAACTTTATAGTGACTGCTGCATGCCATTTTATGAAAGTATGATTGATTCAGTACTCTTAAATGATTTTGATAGTAAGCAGTTCTATGATTTGAAGTTTAATCTTATTCATCAGAAGATTCTCTATTCCTCTCTTTATGATGACAGAGAACTCCAAAAGTTTATCTATGAACGTTGGACAAAATATGGTTTGGATTTACTTATAGAATCAGGTAAAGAAGAATCAGTGATTCTTGATTATTTAAGTCAGTATGCAGATAGTGAAGCAGTACAAGTCAATTATGTTGATTACTATGTAAGAAAAGGTCACTATCAGAAAGCACTGGATATTTTAAATGAGCATACAGGTCATGCTTATGAAGTAAAAAAACAAGAAGTTATAGAAGCAATGAATCATCATAAGGAAGTATCTTAA
- a CDS encoding MarR family winged helix-turn-helix transcriptional regulator, with translation MYFNIEFPNKMAHAYSVMCKPLCQKIKLPQTAFDILMFLSNNPQYKTARDIVEVRKIKANLVSINVDKLVKEGYLERREVAGDRRKTELVCTSQADSIIEKGRLVQKDFKDTLFNNMDDSMKEILFKGMEIMEDNLDRILEDQ, from the coding sequence ATGTATTTTAATATAGAGTTTCCAAATAAAATGGCTCATGCATATAGTGTAATGTGTAAACCACTATGTCAGAAAATCAAATTACCACAAACAGCTTTTGATATATTGATGTTTTTATCGAATAATCCTCAATATAAGACAGCAAGAGATATTGTAGAAGTAAGAAAAATTAAAGCCAATCTTGTTTCTATAAATGTAGATAAGCTTGTAAAAGAAGGGTATCTAGAAAGAAGAGAAGTGGCAGGAGATCGCCGAAAGACAGAACTCGTATGTACTTCTCAAGCAGATTCTATTATAGAAAAAGGACGCTTAGTTCAGAAAGATTTTAAAGATACATTATTTAATAACATGGATGATTCTATGAAAGAAATATTATTTAAAGGTATGGAAATCATGGAAGATAATCTTGATAGGATATTGGAGGATCAATAA